DNA from Arthrobacter sp. SLBN-112:
CGGATGAACTGCACCATAAGGAAGACGAAGAACGCGTCCGTGGCGAGCAGCTTGGGCACCAGCAGTGGCCAGAAGGTATTAACCCAGCCGATCTGCGAGAACAGGATGTACTGCGGAACGATGACCACGTGGAACGGCAGCATGATGGTGAGCAGCATGATGCCGAAGAACAGCTTCTTACCCGTGAACTGGAGCCTGGCGAAGGCGTAGGCGGCCATGGAGCAGGAAACGAGGTTCCCCAGGATGGAGCCGATCACCACGATGGCCGAGTTCAGCATGTAGTGGCCAAAGGGGTGCGTCAGCGCTGACCAGCCGGAGGTGTAGTTGCTCATTTCCAGGCTGTTGAGCCAGAGGCCCGGCTCGCGGAAGATCAGCTCATTGGGACGCAGGGAGGACACCACCATCCACAGGAGCGGGTAGATCATCAGCCCGCCGGCCAGGATCAGGATGCCATGCTTCATCAGCGATTTACCGCGCTGGGCCCGGCTGAAGGCCAGCGTTCCACGGGACTCGCGGACCCGGCGCTTGCGGTTCTTAGGCTTGCCGTCGCCCGCGGACTTCTTGTCCGGGGTGGGCAGCGTCTCAAGCTTAGTCGTCATAGAAAACCCAATACTTAGAAGCGATGAAGTTGATGGCGGTGAACACGCCGATGATGAGCAGCAACACCCACGCCATGGCGGACGCGTAGCCCATGTCGAACTGGCCGAAACCCTTTTGGTAGAGGTACAGCGTGAAGAACATGGTGGAGTCCGAAGGCCCGCCGTTGCCGCCGGAGACGATGAACGCCTGCGTGAACGACTGGAAGGAACCGATGATCTGCAGCACCAGGTTGAAGAAGATGATGGGGCTCAGCATGGGCAGGGTGATCTGCCGGAACTGCTGAAGCGTCGATGCGCCATCCACCCTGGCGGCCTCGTAGTACATGTTGGGGATCTGCCGCAGGCCTGCCAGGAAGATGATCATGGGGGCACCGAAGGTCCAGACGTGCAGCAGGATGATCGAGCCCAAAGCCGTACTGGGGTCCGAGATCCAGCCCGGACCCTGGATGCCGAACATGGCGAGGACCTGGTTGACCAGCCCGGTGGTGCCGAAGATCTGCTTCCACAGGATGGCAACGGCAACCGAGCCGCCCAGGAGGGACGGCAAGTAGAACACCGAACGGTAGAACGGCAGGCCTCGAAGCCCCTTATCCAGGACGAGCGCAATGAGCAGCGCCACGGCGAGCTGCAGCGGCACGCCCACAAAGACATAGGTGAACGTGACCCGGAGCGAGTTGTGCAGCCGGGCGTCGCTGAGCATCCGGGTGAAGTTGTCCAGCCCGGTCCACTCCGGCGGCTGGAGCAGGTTGTAGTCCGTGAAGGAAAGGTAGAGAGACATCAGCATGGGGCCGATGGTGATGGCCACCAGGCCCACCAGCCACGGCAGCAGGAAAATGTAGGCGGCCTTGTTGTCCCGCCTGTTGGCCTTCTTCTCCTCGGGGGTGGCTTTGCCTTTCCGCCGGGTGATGGAACTGAGCTCGCTGATGGCGCTCACGGGACCTGCTCCATCCGGGACGCCAGGGTCACGGCGGCCGGCGCCAGGGCCGGACGCAGTGTCCTGGAGATGTGTTTTGCGGCCATGTGGTCTCCTTTGGTCATCGTGGCCTCCACGTTACGGTCATCGCCAGGCGATGGGGATCGGGCACTTCCGGCACGGCCTGCTGCCGCCTTGCAGGACTGCAGCATCCGGGGCCGGGAGTGCCGTTTGAATTGCGGCTCCGTACCAAAGTAAACGGTTTCTTGACTCCTGTATAGCCCTTTGTTAGTTTTTGAGAAAACGTTTTCTGTTACCTGCGTCGCGCCACCCCAACCAACAAGCCGAGGGGCACAACCAATGAAGTTTGGTGTCAAGAAATCCGTCATGGGCGTCACCGGCGTTGTTGCCGCCCTCGCCTTGGCCGTGACCCGCTGCGGCAGCAGCCAGCAGGCCGGAAAAGCGGGGACGCCGGAAGACCCTGTCACCATCCGTTTCGCCTGGTGGGGCAACGATTCGAGGGCGAAAACCATTATGGAAGTTATCAAAGCCTTCGAAGCCGCAAACCCCACCATCAAGGTCCAGGATCTTCGACCACCATGGAAGTATTGAACCGTTACAACACCGATGTACTTTTTGGAAAGATCTCCCCGCGGGACGCAGCCAAGGGCATGATCTCCGAGGTCACCCAAAACTTGGGCTGACCAGACCGTCCGCCCGTAAAGGCCAGCATCACCATCGGAAGGAGGCCGGCACAGTGCCCCCCGCAGAAATGACCCCACCAGCACCGATCCCGGCAGCACGGCCCAGCGCCATCGCCGGCTACAACGACTGGCCCGCCTACTTGCGCAAGCATCCACGCCACCAGGCGTCCACCCGCCCTGCGCAGGAGTTCTCGGACGCCTTGGGTGTGCCGGGCGCAGGGGCAGCCCCCGAAGTAACAGTGCACTGGGAGGAAACGTACGACGGCGCCACCACCTCCCAGCTCAGCTGGCAGTTGGGCTTCGGGCCGCGGACAACGGGCTGGCTGGTCCGGCCGGCCGGAAGTTCAGGGCCCCTCCCGGGGGTCCTGGCCCTGCACTGCCATGGCGGAAACAAGTTCGGCGGGGCCGACCGGCTGGTGGAATTACCGGACACCCACCCGTCGGCCGCGGCCGCCCGCGCTGGCCACTACGACGGCCGGGCCCTGGCCACCGACGTCGCACGGCGCGGCTTCGCTGTCCTGGCCCATGACACTTTCGCCTGGGGCAGCCGCAGATTCGACCTTTCAACTCCACCCTGGCGGATCGCCTCGGCGACAGCGGCGAGGCAGGCGCAGTGGCGGGAGGACGGCGTCGTGCCCTCCGACGCCGACCAATACAACGCTGCTGCGGGTTTCCACGAAGACACTGTTGCCAAAGCCGCCGGCCTCCTGGGCACCAGCCTGGCCGGTATGGTGGCGCACGACGACCTTGCCGCCCTCGACATCCTGGCGGCCCTGCCGGAGGTGGACCAGGACAGGCTCGGCTGCATCGGCTTCTCCGGCGGCGGCGGCCGGTCACTCGCCCTCTCAGTCCTCAGCCCGCGTATCCGGGCCGCCGTGGTGACCTGCATGATGACCACCTTCGAATCCCTTCTCCCTGCCTACCTGGACGCCCATTCCTGGCTGCTGCAGACGCCCGGGCTGTGGAAACTGGGCGACTGGCCGGAACTCACAGCCCGATCAGCCGAAACCCGGTTCCTGGTGCAGTATGCCCTGGCCGACGAGCTCTTTCCGGAGGACGGGATGCGCCAGGCGCACCGGATCCTGGAATCCCTGCACGACGGCACCGGCCGGTACACGGGCAGCTTCCAGCCCGGCGGGCACGTCTTCACCGCTGCCATGCAGGACGAAGGCCTTGATTTCCTGGCCAAAGCGCTGGCATTCTGACCACTTTTACAACTGTTCCCACGTCTTACAACTGCTCCCAAGGACCCACGTGACCACACAGCATTCGGCGGAATCCACGCACCAGCAGACCGCTCCGACCGCCATCCCGAGGGTGGCCCTGGTGGGCGTGCATGGCTTCGGCGAGCGGCACCTTGCCAACCTGTCCCGGCTTGAACAGGCGGGCGCCCTGGAACTGGTGGCCGTCGCCGATCCCAACCCGCCGCAGCCCGGCAGCCTGGCCGCTTCGGTGGCCGTCTTCCCGCACCTGGACGGACTGCTGGCCGCCCAGCCGGGTGTCGACGTCGTCATTATTGCCACCCCCATCCAGACGCATGCCCCGCTGGCAATCGCCGCCCTGGCCGCGGGGATGGACGTCTACGTGGAAAAACCGCCCGTGGCGTCCCTGGCCCAGTTCGAGCAGGTCCTGGCCATGGCCCGGGACAAGCGCCGCCTGGTCCAGGTGGGTTTCCAGAGCCTTGGGTCCCACGCCCTGCCCGCCATCAGGGACGCGGTGGCCGCCGGGGAGATCGGCACCGTCCTGGGCATCAGCGCCACCGGCCAGTGGCTCCGCACCCAGGCATATTTCAAGCGCTCACGCTGGGCCGGAAAGCGCAGCCTGGATGGCGTGGATGTGGTGGACGGTGTTGCAACGAACGCCCTGGCCCACGCCGTTGCCACGGGCCTGTCCCTGGCCGGCGCGCGGACCCTCGCCGACGTCGCCTCCGTGGAAACGGACCTGTACCGGGCCAACCAGACCGAAAGCGACGACACCTCCGTGCTCCGGGTCCGCACTGCCCAGGGAACCACGCTACTGTGCCCCCTCACGCTCTGCGCCCCCGAACAGCTGGACCCCACCGTCGCCGTGCACGGAACCCTGGGCGACATCACCCTCTCCTACACCCGGGACGAGGTGGTCATCACCACTCCCGACGGCGAGCGCCGGGAGGCCTACGCGCGCACGGACCTGCTGGAGAACCTGCTCGAGGCCCGGGCCACCGGGGCTCCCCTGCTCTGCGCGCTGGAGGACACCGGCGCGTTCACCGCCGTGCTGGAAGCGATCCGCACCTCTCCCGCGCCGGTCCCGACCGGCGCACAGTACATCTCGTGGGAGGGCGGGGGCGACGACGCGCATCCCGTGGTCCAGGGCATCACCGACCTGATGGCCCGCGCCGTCAAAGCGCAGGCAACCTTCGCCGAGCTCGGCGCCCCCTGGGCCCGCGCCCTGCCGCCCGGCCGCACGTTCACCGTAGACGGCCACCATGTGGCGGACTACCGCGACGGCAGCCACATCCGCGCCGCCTCCTCCCCGCGCCCCTACCTGCACCCGGTCCGGACCCTTGCCGGAGCCGTCGTGACGGACCACCAGCCGCTGGACCACGTGTGGCACCTGGGCGTTGGAGTGGCACTTCAGGACGTGGACGGAGTGAATTTTTGGGGCGGCCGCACCTATACCCGCGAGGCCGGGCAGTACGTCTGGCGCCCGGACCACGGCAGCATCGTCAGCACCGGCACCATGGCCGAACAGAATGACGCCGTGGACGGCCGCGAGGGCCGGCTCCAGGAGAACCTCAGCTGGAATGGCCCGGACGGTACCCCCATCCTTGTGGAGGAACGCTCGTGGGCGTGGACCGGCGTCGCGCCCTCCATCTGGCGGCTGTCCCTCGATTTTGCGCTGTCCCCCGCGGGTGACAGGCCGGTCAGCCTGGGCAGCCCGGGATCGAACGGGCGCTTCGAGGGCGGGTACGGCGGCTTCTTCTGGCGCCTGCCCCACTGCGGGGACGCCGCAGTCTGGACCCCCGCCGGCGCAGGCGAATCACAGACCCACGGCAGCGTCACGCGCTGGCTCGCCTGGTCAGGAAAGTTCGACGGCGGCCCCGCCACCTTGGTGTTCGTCGCCCCGCAGGACTCAACCGATCCCTGGTTCGTCCGGGTGGACGGCTACCCGGGCGTGGGCCAGTCACTGGCGTGGGACACCCCCGTCATTGCCCGGCCGGGCAGCCCGGTGCGGCGGAGCATCACCGTTTTTGTGGCCGACGGAACCCTGTCCACAACCGACATCGAAGATCTGATCAACCAGCAGGGGGAGCCGTCATGACCCAAACAACCACCTCAGCCGTGTCCCGTCGGGAAGCGCGCCTGGCGCCCGGATCAAGGACGGACCGGGCCATCAAGCGCCGGCGCGTCCTGGACATCCTGGACGGGGCCGGGCAGGACTCCCTGCTGCTCACCACCAACACCGCCCTGACTTGGTACCTGGACGGCAGCCGCGTGCACATCAGCCTGGCCGGTGATCCCATCGCCGCCCTGCTGGTGGACCGCGAGGGCGACCACCTGGTCACGTTCAACAACGAAGCCGGCAGGATCGCCGCCGAGGAGCTGCCCGGCGGAGTCAACCTGCACACGGTGCCCTGGTACGGGAACCTGCACCAGGCCGCCGCCGCCGTCGGGAACGGCTCCCGGCCGCCGCTGGCCGAAGCGGACGTCGCAGCGCAGTTGCGCGCCGCCCGCCAGCAGCTCCTCCCGGCTGAAAGTGCCCGGTATTCGGCGCTCAGCGCGGAACTGGCCGGGATCATGACCGATGTCCTGTCCGCCGCCCGCCCGGACACCACGGAGTTCGAGCTGGTTTCTGCGCTGGCCGCCCGGGTGGTGGCCGCCGGCGCGGAACCGCTGGTGCTCCTGTGCAACGGCAGTTCACGCAGCACCTTCCGGCACCCGCTGGCCACGCATTCCCCCCTCGGCCGCCGCGCCATGGCCGTCGTGTGTGCCCGTCGCGACGGCCTGGTTGCCAACATCACCCGCTGGATCCGGTTCGACGCCGGCACCCCCGAAGAGCGCGACGCCGAGGTCCGCATCGCAGCCGTGGAGGCGGACATTTTTGACGCCACCGTTCCCGGCGCCCGGCTGGACCGGATCTTCGCCGAGATCCAGGCAGCCTATGCGCGGCACGGTTTCGGGGCAGACCAGTGGGAACAGCACCACCAGGGCGGTCCCGCCGGTTACGCGGGCCGGGATCCCCGGGTGACCTCAGAGGTGACCGACACGGTGGTGCTGGACCAGGCCTTCACCTGGAACCCCTCGGGCCCCGGCGTCAAGATCGAAGACACCGTGCAGCTCACCGAATCCGGACTTCGCGTCCTCACCGTGGACCCACGCTGGCCCGTGACCACCGTGAACGGGCTGGACCGGCCAGCGACGCTTCAGCTGTAGGGAGCGCGTCCAAAGACAGAGAAGACCCCGGGACCGATGGGATCGGTCCCGGGGTCTTCTGCCTGCTGCGGCTGCTTAGGGAAGCTGCAGTTCCCCGTCCACGCGGCGCGGAATCTGCAGCGGGTTGTCCTCGCGCAGTGCCGGGTGCAGCACTGCCTCGGGGGCGTCCTGGTAGGCCACGGGGCGCTGGAACCTGCGGACCGCCGTCGCGCCCACCGAGGTGAAGAGCGAGGTGGTGGCCGGGTAGGGGCCGCCGTGCTGCTGGGCCCAGTTGACGGCAACGCCCGTTGGCCAGCCTTCGAAGAGGACGCGTCCGGCCAGTCCGGACAGCTGCTCCGCCAGGCCTGCGATGTCCTCACCCGGCTGCGCGTGCAGGGTGGCCGTCAGGCTGCCCGGGACCTTGGCCAGGACAGCTGACAGTTCGTCCTGGTCAGTGTATTCGATCAGGATGGTGGTGGGGCCAAAGCATTCCTCCAGCAGCTGCTCGGGGCGTTCCAGCACCTTGGCGGCGGTGGTGGAGAACACCACCGGAGCCGCGCCATCCGCCGCTGCGTCCTGCTCCACGGTGCCGCTGACCACGTCCACGCCGTCCACTGATGCGAAGGCACGCAGGCCGTCCGGGTAGGCTTCCGCGATCCGGGTGGTCAGCATGCCCAGGGCCGGCTTGTCCTTGCTCGCCTCTGCCACTTCCGTGGCGAACTGCGTCCCCGCCGGGATGAACACCAGGCCCGGCTTGGTGCAGAACTGGCCCGCACCAAGGGTGAAGGAGCCGGCCAGTCCGGCGGCCAGTTCCGCGGAGCGGGCCTGCAGTGCCGCGGCGGTGACGACCACGGGGTTCAGGCTCCCCAGCTCCCCATAGAAGGGGATGGGGTCGGGACGGGAGGTGGCAAGGTCGAACAGGGCGCGGCCGCCGGGGATGGACCCGGTGAAGCCCACGGCCCTGATGGCAGGGTCCTGCACCAGCGCCGTTCCAAGTTCGCGGCCGTGGACCAGGGCGAACAGTCCGTCGGGTGCGCCCGCGCCCCGGAGGGCCTCGGCCACGATTTCGCCGGTGCGCTCCGAGAGGCGGAGGTGGCCCGAGTGTGCCTTGACGATCACCGGGCAGCCGACGGCGAGGGCCGAGGCGGTGTCCCCGCCGGCCACCGAGAAGGCGAACGGGAAGTTGGAGGCGGAGAAAACGGCAACGGGGCCGATGGGCTTGAGGATCCTGCGGAGATCCGGCCGGGGCGGGGTGGCGGCCGGATCCGCGTGGTCGATGATGGCCTCAAGATAGGAGCCCTCGGTGATCACGCGGGCGAACAGGCGCAGCTGGCCGGTGGTGCGGGCCACTTCCCCGGTCAGGCGCGGGGCGCCCAGGCTGGTCTCGGCATCGGCGATATCCACCAGTTCGGCAGCATTGGCGTCCAGGGCGTCCGCCACCGCGTTCAGCCAGCGGGCGCGCTCAGCATCGGAAGCAGCGGCCGAGATCCTGGCCGCTGCCGTGGCCGCAGCGGTGAGCTCGGTGAGGGAAAGCGTTGCAGTTGTCACGTCAGGTACCTGTTCGTCGTGTGGAATTGATGTTTACAGCCTGTCCCGGAAACGGAAGCCCAGTCCGGCCTGCTCCGCCAGGGCCACCCGGCTGTTGTTGAACCGCACCGGCGACGGCCCGGCCAGGATGCCCAACTGTTCGAAGGACGCCTCTTCAACGTCCTCCACCATGGTGGGCTCGGCCAGGGTCAGGGCCAGTTGCCCGGACAGTTCCGGCAGCAGGTGCGGCATCACCTTGATGCTGTTGGTCCGGGCCAGCTCAACGATCCGCCGGAACGGGGTAATGCCGCCCACCCGGATGATGTTGGGTTGGATGATGTCCACCGCCTCCGCCTCAATGAAATCGCGGAACCGGTAGATGGTGTGCAGGTTTTCGCCAAGGGCGATGGGAACCGGCGAATGCTTCCGGAGCCGGCGGTAGGCCCAGAGATCATCCGCGCGGATGGGTTCTTCCAGCCATTCCAGCCCGAATTCGGCCAGGACGTCGAGGGCCCGGAAAGTGGTGGGCAGGTCCCACCTCTGGTTGGCGTCGATCATGAGCCTGCGGTCCGGGCCCAGGACGGAGCGGACGGCGGCAACCCGTTCGCGGTCCTCGCGGATGTCCGGTTTGCCCACCTTGATCTTCACGGCCTGGTGGCCAGCGGCAACCCAGCGTTCAACCTGCGCCACCAACTCGTCCAGGGTGTAGTGCAGGTTCACGCCGGAGCCGTAAACCTCCGCGGATTCCTGCCGCTGGCCCAGCAAACCCGTGACCGAGGTTCCGGCGCAGCGGGCCTGCAGGTCCCACAGGGCCAGGTCCACGCCTGCCATGGCGATGGTGGTGAGCCCGCCGCCGCCGGCCTCGTGCAGCCGCTTCCACAGCGCATCCCACACCGCCTCGGGGGTGGCGGGCAGCCCCGTGACGACAGGGGCGATGTCGTAGTCAAGCAGCGCCTTGACCGCCTGGGGGCCGATGGTGGGCGTCCAGGAGAAACCGAAGCCCGTGCCGCCGTCGTCCGTCTGGATTTCCGTGGCAATCACGTGGTTCTCCGGCGCCTCCGCCCCCCAGCTGCGGAGCAGCGGAACGGTGAGGAGCCGGGTGGACAACCCGGTGATCCGTGGAACGGTGCGGATGGTCTGGGCCGCGGGGGCGCTCATCAGCGGCCGGCCAGCTCGTAGCCCCTGGCGAGGATGGCCTTGAGCTCCACCACCTGTTCCTCCGTGGGGTCCACCAGCGGCGGACGGACGGAACCGACCGGCAGCCCCGCCAGCCGCAGGCCGGCTTTGATCAGGGAAACGCCGAAACCGGGGGTCTGGTCGCGCAGGCGGACCAGGGGTGCATAGAAGCCCTCAAGGAGGGCGTTGCGGCGGTCCTCGTCCCCGGCAACGTAGGCGTCGTAGTAGGCCTTGGCGATCTCCGGGGCCATGGCGAATGCCGCCGAGGAGTACAGCGGGATGCCCAGGCCGCGGTAGGCGCCTTGGGTCAGTTCGGCGGTGAGGAGGCCGTTGAAGAAGGCGAA
Protein-coding regions in this window:
- a CDS encoding DUF6807 family protein, with translation MTTQHSAESTHQQTAPTAIPRVALVGVHGFGERHLANLSRLEQAGALELVAVADPNPPQPGSLAASVAVFPHLDGLLAAQPGVDVVIIATPIQTHAPLAIAALAAGMDVYVEKPPVASLAQFEQVLAMARDKRRLVQVGFQSLGSHALPAIRDAVAAGEIGTVLGISATGQWLRTQAYFKRSRWAGKRSLDGVDVVDGVATNALAHAVATGLSLAGARTLADVASVETDLYRANQTESDDTSVLRVRTAQGTTLLCPLTLCAPEQLDPTVAVHGTLGDITLSYTRDEVVITTPDGERREAYARTDLLENLLEARATGAPLLCALEDTGAFTAVLEAIRTSPAPVPTGAQYISWEGGGDDAHPVVQGITDLMARAVKAQATFAELGAPWARALPPGRTFTVDGHHVADYRDGSHIRAASSPRPYLHPVRTLAGAVVTDHQPLDHVWHLGVGVALQDVDGVNFWGGRTYTREAGQYVWRPDHGSIVSTGTMAEQNDAVDGREGRLQENLSWNGPDGTPILVEERSWAWTGVAPSIWRLSLDFALSPAGDRPVSLGSPGSNGRFEGGYGGFFWRLPHCGDAAVWTPAGAGESQTHGSVTRWLAWSGKFDGGPATLVFVAPQDSTDPWFVRVDGYPGVGQSLAWDTPVIARPGSPVRRSITVFVADGTLSTTDIEDLINQQGEPS
- a CDS encoding carbohydrate ABC transporter permease, translating into MSAISELSSITRRKGKATPEEKKANRRDNKAAYIFLLPWLVGLVAITIGPMLMSLYLSFTDYNLLQPPEWTGLDNFTRMLSDARLHNSLRVTFTYVFVGVPLQLAVALLIALVLDKGLRGLPFYRSVFYLPSLLGGSVAVAILWKQIFGTTGLVNQVLAMFGIQGPGWISDPSTALGSIILLHVWTFGAPMIIFLAGLRQIPNMYYEAARVDGASTLQQFRQITLPMLSPIIFFNLVLQIIGSFQSFTQAFIVSGGNGGPSDSTMFFTLYLYQKGFGQFDMGYASAMAWVLLLIIGVFTAINFIASKYWVFYDD
- a CDS encoding acetylxylan esterase, with protein sequence MTPPAPIPAARPSAIAGYNDWPAYLRKHPRHQASTRPAQEFSDALGVPGAGAAPEVTVHWEETYDGATTSQLSWQLGFGPRTTGWLVRPAGSSGPLPGVLALHCHGGNKFGGADRLVELPDTHPSAAAARAGHYDGRALATDVARRGFAVLAHDTFAWGSRRFDLSTPPWRIASATAARQAQWREDGVVPSDADQYNAAAGFHEDTVAKAAGLLGTSLAGMVAHDDLAALDILAALPEVDQDRLGCIGFSGGGGRSLALSVLSPRIRAAVVTCMMTTFESLLPAYLDAHSWLLQTPGLWKLGDWPELTARSAETRFLVQYALADELFPEDGMRQAHRILESLHDGTGRYTGSFQPGGHVFTAAMQDEGLDFLAKALAF
- a CDS encoding aldehyde dehydrogenase (NADP(+)), with protein sequence MTTATLSLTELTAAATAAARISAAASDAERARWLNAVADALDANAAELVDIADAETSLGAPRLTGEVARTTGQLRLFARVITEGSYLEAIIDHADPAATPPRPDLRRILKPIGPVAVFSASNFPFAFSVAGGDTASALAVGCPVIVKAHSGHLRLSERTGEIVAEALRGAGAPDGLFALVHGRELGTALVQDPAIRAVGFTGSIPGGRALFDLATSRPDPIPFYGELGSLNPVVVTAAALQARSAELAAGLAGSFTLGAGQFCTKPGLVFIPAGTQFATEVAEASKDKPALGMLTTRIAEAYPDGLRAFASVDGVDVVSGTVEQDAAADGAAPVVFSTTAAKVLERPEQLLEECFGPTTILIEYTDQDELSAVLAKVPGSLTATLHAQPGEDIAGLAEQLSGLAGRVLFEGWPTGVAVNWAQQHGGPYPATTSLFTSVGATAVRRFQRPVAYQDAPEAVLHPALREDNPLQIPRRVDGELQLP
- a CDS encoding mandelate racemase/muconate lactonizing enzyme family protein, with amino-acid sequence MSAPAAQTIRTVPRITGLSTRLLTVPLLRSWGAEAPENHVIATEIQTDDGGTGFGFSWTPTIGPQAVKALLDYDIAPVVTGLPATPEAVWDALWKRLHEAGGGGLTTIAMAGVDLALWDLQARCAGTSVTGLLGQRQESAEVYGSGVNLHYTLDELVAQVERWVAAGHQAVKIKVGKPDIREDRERVAAVRSVLGPDRRLMIDANQRWDLPTTFRALDVLAEFGLEWLEEPIRADDLWAYRRLRKHSPVPIALGENLHTIYRFRDFIEAEAVDIIQPNIIRVGGITPFRRIVELARTNSIKVMPHLLPELSGQLALTLAEPTMVEDVEEASFEQLGILAGPSPVRFNNSRVALAEQAGLGFRFRDRL
- a CDS encoding carbohydrate ABC transporter permease; translated protein: MTTKLETLPTPDKKSAGDGKPKNRKRRVRESRGTLAFSRAQRGKSLMKHGILILAGGLMIYPLLWMVVSSLRPNELIFREPGLWLNSLEMSNYTSGWSALTHPFGHYMLNSAIVVIGSILGNLVSCSMAAYAFARLQFTGKKLFFGIMLLTIMLPFHVVIVPQYILFSQIGWVNTFWPLLVPKLLATDAFFVFLMVQFIRGIPKELDEAARIDGAGHPRIFLRVILPLMVPALATTTIFTFIWTWNDFFGALIYLTDPDMFTVPVALRAFVDSQSATSWGSLFAMSIVSLLPVFLVFLFGQRFLIKGIATTGIK
- a CDS encoding M24 family metallopeptidase; this encodes MTQTTTSAVSRREARLAPGSRTDRAIKRRRVLDILDGAGQDSLLLTTNTALTWYLDGSRVHISLAGDPIAALLVDREGDHLVTFNNEAGRIAAEELPGGVNLHTVPWYGNLHQAAAAVGNGSRPPLAEADVAAQLRAARQQLLPAESARYSALSAELAGIMTDVLSAARPDTTEFELVSALAARVVAAGAEPLVLLCNGSSRSTFRHPLATHSPLGRRAMAVVCARRDGLVANITRWIRFDAGTPEERDAEVRIAAVEADIFDATVPGARLDRIFAEIQAAYARHGFGADQWEQHHQGGPAGYAGRDPRVTSEVTDTVVLDQAFTWNPSGPGVKIEDTVQLTESGLRVLTVDPRWPVTTVNGLDRPATLQL